A single genomic interval of Apteryx mantelli isolate bAptMan1 chromosome 21, bAptMan1.hap1, whole genome shotgun sequence harbors:
- the MRRF gene encoding ribosome-recycling factor, mitochondrial, translating to MAMALRCFRQLQSLLYRSSCATRVLPQAPAGCPALLLKGCRQCVHQMMLTRQLATKKAKGKGQAQARVNISAALVEDIINLEETSEDMQAVVEALKEDFSRNLSIRTSPGAFDHIIVVTKDGKFPLNQLGQISQKSPQLVVVNMTSFPESTAAAMKAIRESGMNLNPEVDGTIIRVPIPKITREHRENLAKLAKQSTNKSKDALRKVRSKSVTQIKKCKSKVSEDTIWLLEKQIQQMADSAAAEMDKLLAAKTKELLG from the exons ATGGCTATGGCCCTGAGATGCTTTCGGCAACTGCAGTCCCTGCTTTATCGTTCTTCATGTGCAACAAGGGTGCTGCCACAGGCTCCTGCAGGCTGCCCGGCCCTGCTCCTGAAAGGCTGCAGGCAGTGTGTCCATCAGATGATGCTGACTAGACAGCTAGCTACCAAAAAAG CTAAAGGTAAAGGGCAggctcaagccagagtgaatatCAGTGCTGCCTTAGTTGAGGATATTATCAATTTGGAAGAAACCAGTGAAGACATGCAGGCGGTGGTAGAAGCTCTGAAAGAAGATTTCAGCAGAAATCTCAGTATTAGAACCTCACCAG GGGCCTTTGATCACATAATTGTGGTGACAAAAGATGGGAAGTTTCCGCTGAACCAGCTTGGGCAGATCTCACAGAAGTCACCTCAGCTCGTTGTAGTGAACATGACCAGTTTTCCAGAG AGTACAGCTGCAGCTATGAAGGCTATAAGGGAAAGTGGAATGAACCTAAACCCGGAAGTAGATGGGACAATAATTCGGGTACCAATTCCTAA GATAACCAGAGAGCACAGGGAGAACCTCGCTAAGCTTGCCAAGCAGTCCACCAACAAATCCAAAGATGCCTTGAGAAAGGTGCGAAGCAAGAGTGTGACCCAAATAAAGAAGTGCAAGAGCAAAGTGTCTGAAGATACTATCTGGCTGCTAGAAAAGcag ATCCAGCAAATGGCAGACAGTGCTGCAGCAGAGATGGACAAGCTGCTGGCAGCGAAGACCAAGGAGCTGCTTGGATAA
- the RBM18 gene encoding probable RNA-binding protein 18: MEPGRQTLPLENASILSEGALQDGHRLWIGNLDPKITEYHLLKLLQKFGKVKQFDFLFHKSGALEGQPRGYCFVNFETKQEAEKAIQCLNGKLALSKKLVVRWAHAQVKRYDHNKNEKILPISLEPSSSTDPPQSNLSVSAKIKAIEAKLKMMAENPDAEFPATPVYSYFKPPDKKRTTPYSRAAWKSRR; this comes from the exons atggagccggggCGCCAGACGCTGCCGCTGGAGAACGCCTCCATCCTCTCCGAGGGCGCCCTGCAGGACGGGCACCGCCTCTGGATCGGCAACCTCGACCCCAAGATCACCGA ATACCACCTTCTCAAACTCCTTCAGAAGTTTGGCAAAGTAAAGCAATTTGACTTTCTCTTTCACAAGTCTGGTGCTCTGGAGGGGCAGCCGAGGGGTTACtgttttgtgaactttgaaaCCAAACAG GAAGCAGAAAAGGCGATCCAATGTCTCAATGGGAAGCTGGCCCTTTCCAAGAAACTGGTGGTGCGGTGGGCGCATGCACAGGTCAAG AGATATGATCATAATAAAAATGAGAAGATTCTTCCAATCAGTCTGGAGCCGTCTTCCAGCACGGACCCACCCCAGTCTAACCTAAG tgtcaGTGCAAAGATAAAGGCCATTGAAGCCAAGCTGAAAATGATGGCAGAAAATCCAGATGCCGAATTTCCAGCAACACCTGTTTATTCTTACTTCAAACCACCAGATAAGAAAAGGACTACTCCTTATTCCAGAGCTGCCTGGAAATCTAGAAGATGA